A genomic region of Colletotrichum destructivum chromosome 1, complete sequence contains the following coding sequences:
- a CDS encoding Putative proteasome component (PCI) domain, eukaryotic translation initiation factor 3 subunit A translates to MPPPPHQKPENVLKRAHELIGVNQVPAALTLLHEHITSKRSRNVPIASLEPVMLLLVELSVEQKKGKLAKDALYQYKNISQNTNVGTIELVLKKFIELAAEKVTAAQAKADEVQSSIEANTSTTNVDDLEASETPESILLATVSGEQSRDRTDRAIVTPWLKFLWEAYRTVLDILRNNARLEVLYQSTAMQAFDFCLKYTRKTEFRRLCELLRNHVQTAAKYSAQMHAINLSDPDTLQRHLETRFQQLNVAVELELWQEAFRSVEDIHTLLNLSKRPPKNIMMANYYEKLTRIFLVGENYLFHAAAWSRYYTLLRQSAAVVASGQGKKADNPPATENDLQKAASFVLLSALAIPVISTTRSRGAMVDFDESRKNKNARLTHLLGMGQAPTRAGLFRDALAKQMLKRARPEIRDLYNILEVDFHPLSICEKISPILTKIGADAEMEKYILPLQQVILTRLFQQLSQVYETVDLGFVERLAQFPEPFQVTRGTIEKFIMNGNKKGDLAIRMDHATGVLSFDNDVFSSAKAAHAGAAAGSAEADGSSVQRLQSTPSEIVRSQLTRLVKSLHTTCFYIDPSYNQSLVAAREAALERARAGAEQEHHAILARKDIIQKRKEEASEAQARKEKENARQKRLREQLLQEAEDKRLAAEQKEREEKRMKAERDRVRKEELKKQIADLKIGTKTIDLDLENLDNLDSGAIHAIKLEQLKREKNDVNEKLRIVWKRIDHLERAFRKEEAKKLGEDYQKQIEKDRATYEAVKAQTLKEAEIKHKESVELKHRLTRLMPEYESFRANLHERRRDEFEKRRRDAERELEKQIAARKKEYRERKLREKREREEQERVLREAEERAAKEKEEQEKRAEAKRAEMQRLKEQREQERQEGLEKAALQARREEEALARRKAEREAQRTAPPSRVPERGAESSVPEGRRPLNLPGAGKWREREAAAKPTSPANADSAPPARAPPVRAPVERTESGDRPSAGGPPRLNLAGNKPSWREREAARASAGGASDSAPPPRAGGGASFDRGGSSRDDRENGRPGPERTGSPATPAEPLKPSGAPGKWVPRHLRDKA, encoded by the exons ATG cctcctccaccccACCAGAAGCCCGAAAATGTTCTGAAGCGCGCCCACGAGCTCATCGGCGTCAACCAGGTCCCCGCCGCCTTGACCCTCCTCCACGAGCACATCACCTCGAAGCGAAGCCGAAATGTTCCCATCGCGTCGTTGGAGCCGGTGATGCTCCTGTTGGTCGAGCTTTCCGTCgagcagaagaagggaaagctGGCCAAGGATGCCCTGTACCAGTACAAGAACATCAGTCAGAACACCAACGTCGGAACCATCGAG CTGGTTCTCAAGAAGTTcatcgagctcgccgccgagaaggtgaccgccgcccaggccaaggccgacgaggtccagTCCAGCATCGAGGCTAacacctccaccaccaatgtcgacgacctggaggCTAGCGAAACCCCCGAGTCtatcctcctcgccaccgtCTCCGGCGAGCAGTCCCGCGATCGTACTGACCGTGCCATCGTCACCCCGTGGCTCAAGTTCCTCTGGGAGGCTTACCGTaccgtcctcgacatcctccgcAACAATGCTCGTCTCGAGGTCCTCTATCAGAGCACGGCCATGCAGGCCTTCGATTTCTGCCTCAAGTACACCAGGAAGACCGAGTTCCGCAGACTCTGCGAGCTGCTCCGCAACCATGTCCAGACCGCCGCCAAGTATTCGGCCCAGATGCACGCCATCAATCTGAGCGATCCCGACACCCTCCAGCGTCACTTGGAGACCCGTTTCCAGCAGCTCAATgttgccgtcgagctcgagctctGGCAAGAGGCCTTCCGTTCCGTCGAGGACATCCATACCTTGCTCAACCTCAGCAAGCGCCCTCCCAAGAATATTATGATGGCGAACTACTACGAGAAGCTTACCCGTATCTTCCTCGTTGGAGAGAACTACCTCTTCCATGCTGCCGCTTGGTCCAGATACTACACCCTTCTGCGCCAGTCCGCTGCCGTCGTTGCTAGTGGACAGGGTAAGAAGGCCGACAACCCTCCGGCTACCGAGAACGACCTTCAGAAAGCTGCCTCGTTTGTGCTGTTGTCCGCTCTCGCTATTCCCGTCATCAGCACCACTCGCTCCCGCGGTGCCATGGTTGACTTTGACGAGTCGAGAAAGAACAAAAACGCTCGTCTCACCCACCTCCTCGGTATGGGCCAGGCCCCTACCCGTGCCGGCCTCTTCCGCGACGCCCTTGCTAAGCAGATGCTGAAGCGTGCCCGTCCCGAGATTCGCGACCTCTACAACATCCTTGAAGTTGACTTCCATCCCCTCTCCATTTGCGAGAAGATCTCTCCCATCCTGACCAAGATCGGCGCGGAtgccgagatggagaagtACATTCTGCCTCTTCAGCAGGTCATCCTCACCAGACTTTTCCAGCAGCTGTCCCAGGTGTACGAGACCGTTGACTTAGGCTTTGTTGAACGTCTGGCCCAATTTCCCGAGCCCTTCCAGGTTACTCGTGGCACCATCGAGAAGTTCATCATGAACGGTAACAAGAAGGGTGACCTGGCCATCCGCATGGACCATGCCACCGGTGTCCTAAGCTTCGACAATGATGTCTTCTCTTCCGCCAAGGCTGCTcacgccggtgccgccgctggctccgccgaggccgacggtAGCTCCGTTCAGCGTCTCCAGAGCACTCCTTCCGAGATCGTCCGCTCTCAGCTCACTCGTCTTGTCAAGTCTCTTCACACCACCTGCTTCTACATCGACCCCAGCTACAACCAGTCCCTGGTTGCCGCTAGGGAAGCTGCTCTTGAGCGTGCTCGTGCTGGTGCCGAGCAGGAGCAccacgccatcctcgcccgGAAAGATATTATCCAGAAGCGCAAGGAGGAGGCTTCTGAGGCTCAGGCTcgcaaggagaaggagaacgCCCGCCAGAAGCGTCTCCGTGAGCAACTGCTCCAGGAGGCTGAGGACAAGCGCCTCGCTGCAGAGCAGAAGGAGCGTGAGGAAAAGCGCATGAAGGCTGAGCGTGATCGCGTCCGCAAGgaggagctgaagaagcagaTCGCCGATCTCAAGATCGGCACCAAGACCATCGATCTGGACTTGGAGAACCTTGACAACCTCGACTCCGGAGCCATTCACGCCATCAAATTAGAGCAGCTCAAGCGCGAGAAGAACGATGTTAACGAGAAGCTCCGTATCGTCTGGAAGCGTATCGACCACTTGGAGCGTGCGTTCAGAAAGGAGGAAGCCAAGAAGCTGGGCGAAGACTACCAGAAGCAGATCGAGAAGGACCGCGCTACGTACGAGGCTGTCAAGGCCCAGACGctgaaggaggccgagatcaAGCACAAGGAGAGCGTCGAGCTCAAGCACCGTCTGACCCGTCTCATGCCCGAGTACGAGTCTTTCCGCGCCAACCTTCACGAACGTCGCCGCGACGAGTTCGAGAAGCGTCGCAGAGAcgcagagagagagttggAGAAGCAGATCGCCGCGCGCAAGAAGGAGTACCGCGAGCGCAAGCTCCGCGAGAAGCGCGAGCGCGAAGAGCAAGAGAGAGTCCTGCGGGAGGCCGAAGAGCGTGCtgccaaggagaaggaggagcaggagaagcgtgccgaggccaagagagCCGAGATGCAGCGTCTCAAGGAGCAGCGCGAACAGGAGCGCCAGGAGGGTCTGGAGAAGGCCGCTCTCCAGGCGAGacgcgaggaggaggctttGGCTCGTCGCAAGGCCGAGAGAGAAGCCCAGCGGACGGCACCGCCTTCCCGCGTGCCCGAGCGTGGTGCCGAGTCCTCTGTTCCCGAGGGCCGTCGCCCGCTCAACCTGCCCGGTGCCGGCAAGTGGCGCgagcgcgaggccgccgccaagcccacctcgcccgccaaCGCAGACTCAGCCCCTCCCGCCCGCGCACCTCCGGTTCGTGCCCCCGTGGAGCGTACCGAGTCTGGCGACCGCCCAAGTGCCGGCGGCCCGCCCCGCCTCAACCTCGCCGGCAACAAACCAAGCTGGCGTGAGCGTGAGGCCGCCCGGGCCAGCGCCGGTGGTGCCAGCGACAGCGCGCCCCCAccccgcgccggcggcggggcctCCTTCGACCGGGGCGGCTCTAGCCGTGACGACCGCGAGAACGGCCGCCCTGGACCCGAGCGCACCGGCTcgcccgcgacgcccgcGGAGCCCCTTAAGCCGTCGGGTGCTCCGGGCAAGTGGGTTCCCCGTCACCTTCGCGACAAGGCCTAA